From a single Miscanthus floridulus cultivar M001 chromosome 8, ASM1932011v1, whole genome shotgun sequence genomic region:
- the LOC136475151 gene encoding NAC domain-containing protein 92-like translates to MGLRDIELTLPPGFRFYPSDEELVCHYLHGKVANERLAGAGAAMVEVDLHTHEPWELPDVAKLSTNEWYFFSFRDRKYATGLRTNRATKSGYWKATGKDRVIHNPRGAVAGHHRAIVGMRKTLVFYRGRAPNGIKTSWVMHEFRMENPHTPPKEDWVLCRVFYKKKADAMDYAMADSEQDVGMHMPRGGGGDGADPSSYSPPPFPALGSSHFHHHLTPLADHHGTAAGSGSLNDFPGLALLQQHNGMFDPHVLQPHLHDSVVLAGPAAAAAAPGSRDGGDQCGSGVLMDLGLDEHYTYNSYNSLLQM, encoded by the exons atggggctGAGGGACATCGAGCTGACGCTGCCGCCGGGGTTCCGGTTCTACCCCAGCGACGAGGAGCTGGTGTGCCACTACCTGCACGGCAAGGTGGCCAACGAGCggctcgccggcgccggcgcagcCATGGTGGAGGTGGATCTGCACACCCACGAGCCGTGGGAGCTCCCTG ACGTTGCGAAGCTGAGCACGAACGAGTGGTACTTCTTCAGCTTCCGCGACCGCAAGTACGCGACGGGGCTGCGCACCAACCGCGCCACCAAATCCGGCTACTGGAAGGCCACCGGCAAGGACCGCGTCATCCACAACCCCaggggcgccgtcgccggccaccACCGCGCCATCGTCGGCATGCGCAAGACCCTCGTCTTCTACCGCGGCCGCGCCCCCAACGGCATCAAGACCAGCTGGGTGATGCATGAATTCCGGATGGAGAATCCCCACACCCCGCCCAAGGAGGACTGGGTTCTGTGCAGGGTTTTCTACAAGAAGAAGGCCGACGCCATGGACTACGCCATGGCCGACAGCGAGCAAGACGTCGGCATGCATATGcctcgtggcggcggcggcgacggtgctGACCCGAGCAGCTACTCGCCTCCTCCGTTCCCCGCGCTCGGCAGCAGCCACTTCCACCACCATCTGACACCGCTGGCAGACCACCACGGCACGGCCGCTGGCAGCGGCTCCCTCAACGACTTCCCCGGCTTGGCGCTGCTGCAGCAGCACAACGGCATGTTCGACCCCCACGTCCTGCAGCCTCACCTTCACGACAGCGTCGTCCTTGCTGGGCCGGCTGCTGCCGCGGCGGCGCCGGGGTCAAGAGACGGCGGCGACCAGTGTGGCAGCGGCGTCCTCATGGACCTAGGACTCGACGAGCACTACACCTACAACAGCTACAACAGCCTGCTGCAGATGTGA